The Deltaproteobacteria bacterium genome window below encodes:
- the gcvH gene encoding glycine cleavage system protein GcvH: MHCPEDLKYTKEHEWVRVKGNVATLGITDYAQDQLGDIVFVELPEEGEDVEKGDTFGVVESTKSVSDLYLPVSGRVIEVNDPLLDSPEIVNEDSYGEGWMIRIEMDDKSELDDLLSAEEYEAFLKEESE; this comes from the coding sequence ATGCATTGTCCAGAAGACCTTAAATATACCAAAGAGCACGAGTGGGTTCGTGTAAAAGGGAATGTCGCCACCCTTGGAATTACCGATTATGCCCAGGATCAACTGGGGGATATTGTATTTGTAGAATTACCCGAAGAAGGAGAAGATGTGGAAAAGGGAGATACCTTTGGTGTGGTAGAATCCACAAAGAGTGTGAGTGATTTGTATCTGCCTGTTTCAGGAAGGGTGATTGAAGTGAATGACCCGCTTCTGGATTCCCCCGAAATCGTCAATGAAGATTCTTACGGCGAGGGCTGGATGATTCGTATTGAAATGGATGACAAGAGTGAGTTGGACGATTTACTTTCTGCCGAAGAATATGAGGCCTTTCTTAAAGAAGAATCGGAGTAG